One genomic segment of Pseudomonadota bacterium includes these proteins:
- a CDS encoding aspartyl protease family protein, with amino-acid sequence MASQTRRALLGTALVFACGVRPAIARAGKPLLDIPLGKDAAGRLLAPVYVNGHGPFRFMLDSGASHCAVPRDLARRLALAPASTGTMSIDSTTGRSSTQAVAVDSLEVGSLRIERMSMPVIDAAEGIIGANALIGTRLDVNFDTRRIVLSGGADQTAPDTRTAIPLQQRFGGLLLASGKIGTLDCSFIIDTGAQRTIGNPALAQRLNMSAAARASDPLIVATPDAAIAATLTLPALPIAIGAGAATTMRIACADLPVFALWQLTEQPAVLLGMDYFSRCARFVIDYRHSTLALRSR; translated from the coding sequence ATGGCATCACAAACGCGTCGGGCGCTCCTCGGTACCGCACTGGTGTTTGCGTGCGGTGTGCGGCCTGCGATCGCGCGCGCCGGGAAGCCGCTGCTGGACATCCCTCTCGGCAAAGATGCCGCCGGCCGCCTGCTGGCACCCGTATATGTCAACGGCCACGGTCCGTTCCGCTTCATGCTCGACAGCGGCGCGAGCCATTGCGCCGTGCCGCGCGACCTCGCGCGGCGTCTGGCGCTTGCGCCCGCGAGCACCGGGACGATGTCGATCGACAGCACGACGGGCCGCTCGAGCACGCAGGCCGTGGCGGTCGACTCGCTCGAGGTGGGCTCGTTACGCATCGAGCGGATGTCGATGCCCGTCATCGACGCGGCCGAAGGAATCATCGGCGCCAATGCGCTCATCGGCACGCGGCTGGATGTGAACTTCGACACCCGGCGAATCGTGCTGTCGGGCGGCGCGGACCAGACCGCGCCGGACACACGGACGGCCATACCGCTGCAGCAGCGCTTCGGCGGCCTGCTGCTCGCGAGCGGGAAGATAGGAACTCTGGATTGCAGTTTCATCATCGATACCGGCGCGCAGCGCACGATCGGCAATCCCGCGCTGGCACAGCGTCTGAACATGTCCGCCGCCGCGCGCGCGTCGGATCCACTGATCGTCGCGACACCCGATGCGGCGATCGCAGCGACGCTCACGCTGCCGGCGTTGCCGATCGCCATCGGCGCCGGCGCCGCAACGACCATGCGCATCGCCTGCGCCGACCTGCCGGTCTTTGCATTGTGGCAACTCACCGAACAGCCGGCAGTCCTGCTCGGCATGGACTACTTCTCCCGCTGCGCGCGTTTCGTCATCGACTATCGGCATTCGACACTCGCCCTGCGCAGTCGCTGA
- a CDS encoding ECF-type sigma factor codes for MNQAELVSEAGVLWREARDGVVPARDRLLEMCYAELRRLARRMLAGDAASLHLQPTELANEAAIRVLKLDVMKWQDRAHFLATAATVMRQALLDEVRRFRAEKRQLPSVFTTLFEEGVATIDLDLEKLDHSLQRLSTVSAERARLVELRFFVGLTIEETADVLDISPATVKRQWDVARAWLLRDISQAARTAQSR; via the coding sequence ATGAATCAGGCCGAGCTCGTATCCGAAGCAGGCGTTTTGTGGCGCGAGGCGCGTGATGGCGTCGTTCCGGCCCGCGATCGCCTGCTCGAGATGTGTTACGCGGAATTGCGCCGGCTCGCGCGGCGCATGCTCGCGGGTGATGCCGCGTCGTTGCATCTGCAGCCGACCGAGCTCGCCAACGAGGCGGCGATCCGCGTGCTCAAGCTCGATGTCATGAAATGGCAGGACCGGGCACATTTTCTCGCGACTGCCGCGACCGTGATGCGGCAGGCGCTGCTCGATGAAGTACGGCGCTTCCGCGCCGAGAAACGTCAATTGCCTTCGGTCTTCACCACGTTGTTCGAAGAGGGCGTCGCGACGATCGATCTCGACCTCGAGAAGCTCGATCATTCGTTGCAGCGCCTGAGCACGGTGTCCGCCGAACGCGCGCGGCTCGTGGAGCTGCGTTTCTTCGTCGGCCTGACCATCGAGGAGACTGCCGACGTTCTCGATATCTCACCGGCCACCGTCAAGCGGCAGTGGGATGTGGCGCGCGCCTGGCTGCTGCGCGACATCTCGCAGGCGGCGCGCACCGCGCAATCCCGGTAA
- a CDS encoding protein kinase has product MDVVRERLILELVEAALDLPMHLREAWLREKTADDPALSRESLELLQATGTVNHNLPTVLPMAVAEFDGPPPERIGRYRIGELLGRGGMGRVFAAERDDGVFEQTVAIKLMRRAVSAGVGAEQFARERQILARLQHRNIAQLFDGGVTEDGHSYFVMELAAGRTITQYVREERLDLNAKIRQFMQICAALRYAHSRLVVHADIKPNNILVTGDGSVKLLDFGVARMANAGVDAMPVPFALTREYASPMRRRGEVPTTADDVYSLGVLLEELLGSGPEIPADLHAIVRRARDENAELRYPSVEALGHDLNRWLGRRPVEAYRGGWFYAFGKLLSRHRLAATTAMVGAAALFAAAIALAVLFGRAEAARDRADQRFADARQLSHYVLFDIYDRLEGVPRALALRRDIAEAGQRYLDRLAHDPNAPPLVRLEVIEGLRRLAQVQAEPGRASLNQVAHARANLDLAAQLARMLPTDREFAFNRALVLGRVELARARIAGTSDQDFPAAQRALDAATALLDSLSPESAADAQLLALRRDIAVEQSAILQWGGKYKEAETVAQRALAQMTPAIAPTVENRALILQRARLMNIMADSIYYGGDAAGAERVYRDEYGWLEKMAAALPADMSVNRAFALSAWQLGSTLLELRRGAEAQTILAQGHELYKQLNMLEPDDRDLTHGLDIIANAHAQSLATLHRFAEAIAVLERSVAHRRQLWLDAPDNWSAARDYSIALAMLGDVRSDAGQVQLACGNYREVLETAEKIRSSGRLSQLDQEYGLRLVRERMKYFCGGTAAKTGGKGTS; this is encoded by the coding sequence ATGGACGTCGTTCGCGAACGCCTCATCCTCGAGCTGGTGGAGGCCGCGCTGGATCTGCCGATGCACCTGCGCGAAGCCTGGCTGCGGGAGAAGACGGCCGACGATCCGGCGCTGTCGCGGGAGTCGCTCGAGCTGCTGCAAGCGACAGGGACCGTCAATCACAATCTGCCTACCGTACTGCCGATGGCGGTTGCCGAGTTCGATGGGCCGCCGCCGGAACGGATCGGCCGCTATCGCATTGGAGAGTTGTTAGGACGCGGCGGCATGGGCCGCGTGTTCGCCGCGGAACGCGACGACGGCGTGTTCGAGCAGACCGTCGCCATCAAGCTCATGCGCCGCGCCGTGTCGGCGGGCGTGGGGGCCGAGCAGTTCGCGCGCGAACGCCAGATCCTCGCGCGGCTGCAACACCGGAACATCGCGCAGCTCTTCGACGGTGGTGTGACCGAAGACGGTCATTCCTATTTCGTGATGGAGCTCGCCGCGGGACGCACGATCACGCAGTACGTGCGGGAAGAGCGGCTCGATCTCAATGCGAAGATCCGGCAGTTCATGCAGATCTGCGCGGCGCTGCGTTACGCGCACTCGCGTCTCGTGGTGCACGCGGACATCAAGCCGAACAACATCCTCGTGACCGGTGACGGCAGCGTGAAGCTGCTCGACTTCGGCGTCGCGCGAATGGCGAATGCCGGCGTCGACGCGATGCCCGTGCCGTTCGCCTTGACGCGCGAATACGCCAGCCCCATGCGTCGCCGCGGCGAAGTGCCGACCACGGCCGACGACGTGTACTCGCTCGGGGTGTTGCTCGAAGAGCTGCTGGGCAGCGGCCCGGAAATCCCCGCCGATCTGCATGCGATCGTGCGGCGCGCGCGCGATGAGAATGCCGAGCTTCGCTACCCGTCCGTGGAGGCGCTCGGCCACGACTTGAATCGCTGGCTCGGTCGACGGCCTGTCGAGGCTTATCGAGGCGGTTGGTTCTATGCGTTCGGCAAACTGCTGTCGCGCCATCGATTGGCGGCAACCACCGCGATGGTGGGCGCCGCGGCGTTGTTTGCCGCGGCCATTGCGCTCGCCGTGTTGTTCGGGCGCGCGGAGGCGGCGCGGGATCGCGCGGATCAGCGCTTTGCGGATGCGCGCCAGCTCTCGCACTACGTGCTGTTCGATATTTACGACCGGCTCGAAGGCGTGCCGCGCGCACTGGCGCTGCGCAGGGATATTGCCGAGGCCGGCCAACGTTATCTGGATCGGCTTGCGCACGATCCCAATGCGCCGCCGCTGGTGCGCCTGGAAGTGATCGAAGGTCTGCGCCGGCTCGCGCAGGTGCAGGCCGAGCCGGGCAGGGCGAGCCTGAATCAGGTGGCGCATGCGCGCGCCAATCTCGACCTGGCGGCGCAGCTCGCGCGCATGTTGCCGACCGATCGTGAGTTTGCGTTCAATCGCGCGCTGGTCCTGGGGCGGGTCGAACTCGCGCGCGCCCGGATTGCGGGCACCAGCGATCAGGATTTCCCTGCGGCGCAGCGTGCGCTGGATGCGGCGACGGCACTGCTCGATTCGCTGAGTCCGGAATCGGCCGCCGATGCGCAATTGCTGGCGTTGCGTCGCGACATCGCCGTCGAGCAGTCGGCCATCCTGCAATGGGGCGGCAAGTACAAGGAAGCGGAGACCGTCGCGCAGCGCGCGCTCGCGCAGATGACGCCAGCCATTGCCCCCACGGTCGAAAATCGTGCCCTGATCCTGCAGCGCGCGCGGTTGATGAACATCATGGCCGACAGCATCTATTACGGCGGCGACGCGGCCGGGGCAGAACGCGTCTACCGCGACGAATATGGATGGCTCGAGAAAATGGCGGCGGCGTTGCCCGCGGATATGTCGGTCAACCGCGCGTTCGCACTGTCCGCTTGGCAATTGGGCTCGACGCTGCTGGAGCTGCGGCGCGGCGCTGAAGCGCAAACCATCCTCGCGCAGGGACATGAACTCTACAAACAGCTGAACATGCTCGAGCCCGACGATCGCGACCTGACGCACGGCCTCGACATCATCGCCAACGCGCACGCGCAGTCGTTGGCAACGCTGCATCGTTTTGCGGAAGCCATCGCGGTGCTCGAGCGCTCCGTGGCGCACCGCCGACAGCTGTGGCTGGATGCACCGGACAACTGGAGCGCGGCGCGCGACTATTCGATCGCGCTCGCCATGCTGGGCGACGTGCGCTCGGATGCGGGACAGGTGCAGCTCGCCTGCGGCAATTATCGCGAGGTGCTCGAGACGGCCGAGAAGATCCGCAGCTCCGGACGGCTCTCGCAGCTCGATCAGGAATACGGGCTGCGGCTGGTGCGCGAGCGCATGAAGTATTTTTGTGGGGGGACGGCGGCGAAAACCGGCGGGAAGGGTACGTCGTAA
- a CDS encoding YecA family protein, translated as MSSLARRYRSGGADRPDPGVLMPPNLRTLAVAPFGDPQRARLLAWLGEAAWPREHMEIAMLEGYLVALIAWPVDISSGAWLPPIWGERGWKVPTKIAARSQYEEFVALIVGFMQDLDRKLSTRPSRFESSVLHGLKEGARIEALHGWGKGFMTALTLGSQGLKWRSASASVAVRAIAGSTSASAPFGPHAIEEVVNAVMALMEQRASRGPLGPLEVAAPVDSPIRRATLAEPAANSRNVAKRPD; from the coding sequence ATGAGTAGTTTGGCCAGAAGATATCGCAGCGGCGGCGCCGACCGGCCCGATCCGGGTGTGCTGATGCCGCCGAATCTGCGCACGCTCGCCGTCGCACCCTTTGGCGACCCGCAACGCGCCCGCCTGCTTGCATGGTTGGGCGAAGCCGCCTGGCCGCGTGAACACATGGAAATTGCGATGCTCGAGGGTTACCTGGTAGCGCTGATTGCGTGGCCCGTGGACATCTCCTCCGGAGCGTGGCTGCCGCCGATCTGGGGTGAGCGCGGCTGGAAAGTGCCGACAAAAATCGCGGCGCGATCGCAATACGAGGAATTCGTCGCATTGATCGTCGGTTTCATGCAAGACCTCGATCGCAAACTTTCTACCCGGCCTTCACGATTCGAATCGTCGGTGCTTCACGGTCTGAAAGAAGGCGCGCGCATCGAGGCACTTCACGGCTGGGGAAAAGGATTCATGACGGCATTGACGCTGGGCTCGCAAGGACTCAAGTGGCGCAGCGCCAGCGCAAGCGTCGCCGTTCGGGCTATCGCTGGCAGTACGTCGGCATCGGCGCCCTTCGGCCCGCATGCGATTGAAGAAGTCGTAAACGCCGTCATGGCGTTGATGGAGCAACGCGCTTCCCGGGGACCTTTAGGCCCCCTCGAGGTCGCTGCCCCGGTCGATTCGCCGATCAGGCGTGCGACACTCGCCGAGCCGGCTGCGAACTCGCGGAACGTCGCCAAACGCCCAGACTGA
- a CDS encoding CopG family transcriptional regulator encodes MEERTARLTILIDPRKKAVFERLCAEEDSTPSQVVRRLMRSYIESRTGKPWSPEADAKASSRRKNG; translated from the coding sequence ATGGAAGAACGCACCGCGCGCCTGACGATCCTGATCGACCCGCGCAAGAAGGCAGTGTTCGAGCGTCTTTGCGCCGAAGAGGATTCGACACCCTCCCAGGTCGTGCGAAGGCTCATGCGTTCATACATCGAATCGCGCACCGGTAAGCCCTGGTCGCCGGAAGCGGACGCCAAGGCCTCGTCGCGCCGAAAGAACGGCTAG
- a CDS encoding fused MFS/spermidine synthase, which translates to MQPESGVGREDLSNRAWRNELTQPYIFETPFERRMHFTNDATQSAMLLSDPDALIAQYMRKMMAFLLFNPNPEHIVMIGLGGGSLPKFCYRHLPRSRITVVEINEDVIALREEFCVPKDDERFRVVHDDGARYVERLDEQMDVLLVDAFDAQGIALSLAKFDFYSAAARQLTDNGVLVMNFWGPCERYVDNLAQARAAFGESLLLVPVSGDANVLLFAFKQAPPQSITDELEAVAQRLQMRLLLDFPRYLRRICQGYTLADPQTSMEQQVAAVFCLQAQPLISADSFVELAPSVGAGEE; encoded by the coding sequence ATGCAACCGGAATCAGGCGTCGGCCGTGAAGATCTGTCGAACAGGGCCTGGCGCAACGAACTGACTCAGCCATACATCTTCGAGACGCCGTTCGAGCGCCGCATGCATTTCACGAACGATGCGACGCAGAGCGCAATGCTGCTCTCCGATCCCGATGCACTGATCGCCCAGTACATGCGCAAGATGATGGCGTTCCTGTTGTTCAACCCAAACCCGGAACACATCGTGATGATCGGGCTGGGCGGGGGCTCGTTGCCCAAGTTCTGCTATCGCCATCTGCCACGATCGCGGATCACGGTCGTCGAGATCAACGAAGATGTCATCGCGCTGCGTGAAGAGTTTTGCGTCCCGAAGGACGACGAGCGGTTTCGCGTGGTGCACGATGACGGCGCCCGATACGTGGAGCGACTCGACGAACAGATGGATGTCCTGTTGGTCGATGCATTCGACGCGCAAGGCATCGCGCTGTCTTTGGCCAAGTTCGACTTCTACTCCGCTGCCGCACGTCAGTTGACTGACAACGGCGTGCTCGTCATGAACTTCTGGGGCCCGTGCGAGCGCTACGTCGATAATCTCGCCCAGGCGCGTGCCGCGTTTGGTGAAAGCCTGCTGCTGGTTCCGGTCTCGGGCGACGCAAATGTATTGCTGTTCGCGTTCAAGCAGGCGCCGCCACAGTCAATCACCGATGAGCTGGAAGCAGTCGCCCAGCGACTGCAAATGCGCCTGCTGCTGGATTTCCCCCGGTATCTGCGGCGCATTTGTCAGGGCTATACGCTCGCCGATCCGCAGACATCGATGGAGCAGCAGGTCGCCGCGGTGTTCTGTCTGCAGGCGCAGCCCCTGATCTCTGCAGACTCCTTCGTGGAGTTGGCGCCCAGTGTGGGGGCGGGGGAAGAGTAG
- a CDS encoding APC family permease, whose amino-acid sequence MTTSNLPRVIGVSGVAFTAFNCVVGVGIFGLPGIVAGVLGPAAVLAYVVCLILFGLIALCLAEAGSRVSDAGGLYAYASAAFGPVVGGVAGVLMIFASSIGSAAAITRFFMDTLTGVWPFLADPVWNFAAMVVLYGSIALVNIIGTRDGNWLTIAIGFMKFIPLALLVIVGAFFVIPANLKWTELPAAGKIGDATLILFFAFVGIESALSISGETKNPARTIPRALAMAIAMIALLYIGLQTVTQGVLGAALASSKQPLVDTARVVLGAPGAQALVLLTLVSAFGFMAGDMLGSPRVVYALAHSGQMPRMCGAEHRRFKTPAVAIALYATAVILIAASGSFRQIALLAVAGTLVLYMICCLGVLRLRARKIADGGTPFVVPGGPVVPIAAAAIICWLLSTLALKEMIATAALVGVAAVIYYARHAAKGSRGSIPRSQQP is encoded by the coding sequence GTGACCACTTCGAACCTCCCGCGCGTCATCGGCGTTTCCGGCGTCGCATTCACCGCATTCAACTGTGTCGTCGGCGTTGGCATCTTCGGACTGCCCGGCATCGTGGCGGGCGTGCTCGGCCCGGCGGCAGTCCTGGCGTATGTGGTCTGCCTGATCCTGTTCGGCTTGATCGCGCTCTGCCTCGCGGAAGCGGGCAGCCGTGTGTCGGACGCTGGCGGACTTTACGCGTACGCCTCCGCCGCGTTCGGACCCGTCGTGGGCGGAGTCGCGGGCGTGCTGATGATCTTCGCGAGTTCGATCGGCAGCGCCGCTGCCATCACGCGGTTTTTCATGGACACGTTGACCGGCGTGTGGCCATTTCTCGCGGATCCGGTGTGGAATTTCGCGGCGATGGTCGTGCTCTACGGCAGCATTGCGCTGGTCAACATCATTGGCACGCGCGACGGCAACTGGCTCACCATCGCCATCGGATTCATGAAGTTCATCCCGCTGGCGCTGTTGGTCATCGTCGGGGCGTTCTTCGTCATCCCGGCGAACCTCAAGTGGACCGAGCTGCCGGCGGCCGGAAAGATCGGCGATGCCACGCTCATCCTCTTCTTCGCGTTCGTCGGCATCGAGTCCGCGCTCAGCATTTCGGGTGAGACGAAGAATCCGGCGCGGACGATTCCACGCGCACTCGCCATGGCGATCGCCATGATCGCGCTGCTGTACATCGGGCTGCAGACCGTGACGCAGGGTGTGCTGGGAGCGGCACTGGCTTCTTCGAAACAGCCGCTCGTCGATACGGCTCGTGTGGTGCTGGGAGCGCCGGGCGCGCAAGCGCTGGTGCTGCTGACGCTGGTCTCTGCCTTCGGCTTCATGGCGGGTGACATGCTGGGCTCGCCGCGCGTCGTGTACGCGCTCGCGCATTCGGGGCAGATGCCGCGCATGTGCGGCGCCGAGCATCGCCGCTTCAAGACGCCGGCGGTGGCGATTGCGCTCTACGCGACCGCGGTCATCCTGATCGCGGCGTCGGGCTCGTTCCGGCAGATCGCCTTGCTGGCGGTGGCGGGCACGCTGGTCCTCTACATGATCTGCTGCCTCGGCGTGCTGCGGCTCCGGGCCAGGAAGATCGCGGATGGCGGAACGCCGTTCGTGGTGCCGGGCGGACCGGTCGTGCCGATTGCGGCGGCGGCGATCATCTGCTGGTTGCTGAGCACGCTGGCGTTGAAGGAAATGATTGCGACGGCGGCGCTCGTGGGGGTCGCGGCGGTGATTTACTACGCGCGACATGCCGCGAAGGGGTCGAGGGGATCCATTCCTCGAAGCCAGCAACCCTGA
- a CDS encoding Ig-like domain-containing protein — protein MNPGPSFRSIAFFALATMLSACGGGGGGGGTTTPPATPQSQTLSFASASVVAYSGEELSNKATGQGTGAVSYRSADSTVATVDSQGKITAVAPGKTTITASILGDAAYLPANASSALEVIPKYIAMSAWIGPDDSELHFGDDANTMALYRSTDNNCNLTDYIHCPFGQMNDINGVPIVDTSAQLARAAFFSLHKGNRNATQVVGALKFSPRKMHQAVSFKNKLWLIGGAANYQEWQLSGNRSDVWSSVDGISWVQETAAAAFSPRHSHRVVSFKDKLWLVGGSSASQVMGDVWSTSDGVNWTQVLANGPFGSRANHQLAVMGNKLFLIGGSSAGTEKNDVWSTLDGVAWTNETGQAAFEPRSEHVVINFNGKLWLYSGKHNGATLDDAWSSANGALWTRENLPARVIDRNGFQIAGINGKLVLLGGEWHAYDTNAWTSTNGVDWVPTYVGGELSYRSFHQMLAHNGALYVLGGNGAFGLENDVWKSSDGLQWTEATSNGEFTARYSSAVAEFNGKLWLSGGRNSSQDNTNDVWSSKDGISWTRATQSAEFPVRLGHQMIAFNNRLWVIGGFFDSHATNDIWSSDNGVTWTKEADHAAFPARGNFKVLSFRGRLWLVGGQDYVDIRKDVWTSSDGVIWTLVADNLPVLNRQHFGAAAFHDKLWISGGFNGFSLDDVWSSPDGISWNSVTAAAFPVRNGHQLLSHADKLWIIGGIGNGALSDVWSSPDGATWTPATAAAAFGDRHLSNAISHDGALLLLAGVSGNINQNDIWSSRDGAVWKKGFHTTFDFSQH, from the coding sequence ATGAATCCCGGGCCGAGCTTCCGCTCCATTGCTTTTTTTGCCCTTGCGACAATGCTTTCTGCCTGTGGAGGTGGTGGTGGCGGCGGTGGCACTACGACACCGCCGGCGACGCCACAAAGCCAGACTTTGAGCTTTGCGTCCGCAAGTGTTGTCGCATACAGCGGTGAAGAGCTGAGCAACAAAGCCACTGGCCAGGGCACGGGGGCGGTCTCCTACAGATCCGCGGATTCAACAGTCGCCACGGTAGATAGCCAGGGGAAAATCACGGCGGTGGCCCCCGGAAAGACCACCATAACCGCTTCCATACTGGGCGATGCCGCGTATCTCCCGGCCAATGCCAGCTCTGCCCTCGAAGTGATTCCAAAATATATCGCGATGTCGGCGTGGATTGGACCTGACGACTCCGAACTTCATTTTGGCGATGACGCCAATACCATGGCGCTATATCGCTCCACCGACAACAACTGCAATTTGACCGATTACATTCACTGTCCTTTTGGACAAATGAACGACATCAACGGCGTACCGATCGTTGATACGTCGGCGCAGCTCGCTCGAGCGGCCTTTTTTTCGCTGCACAAGGGCAACCGGAATGCGACCCAGGTGGTCGGCGCCCTGAAATTCTCGCCACGAAAAATGCATCAGGCGGTCAGCTTCAAAAACAAGCTGTGGCTGATTGGCGGCGCCGCCAACTACCAGGAATGGCAGTTGTCCGGCAACCGGAGCGACGTGTGGTCATCCGTCGATGGAATCAGTTGGGTCCAGGAAACTGCCGCTGCAGCGTTTTCGCCCAGGCATAGCCACCGGGTTGTTTCATTCAAGGACAAGTTATGGCTCGTCGGTGGGAGCAGCGCGTCGCAGGTCATGGGCGACGTCTGGTCCACGAGCGATGGCGTGAACTGGACGCAGGTGTTGGCCAATGGACCCTTCGGATCCAGGGCGAATCACCAACTCGCCGTGATGGGAAACAAGTTGTTTCTCATCGGCGGATCGTCGGCCGGCACGGAGAAGAATGATGTCTGGTCGACGCTGGACGGCGTGGCCTGGACTAACGAGACAGGTCAGGCGGCATTCGAGCCGAGATCCGAGCACGTGGTGATCAACTTCAATGGCAAGCTCTGGCTCTACAGTGGCAAACACAATGGCGCCACCCTGGACGATGCCTGGTCCTCGGCGAACGGCGCCCTGTGGACGAGGGAAAATCTGCCGGCGCGAGTCATCGACCGAAATGGATTCCAGATCGCCGGCATCAACGGCAAGTTGGTTTTGCTGGGCGGCGAATGGCACGCCTACGACACCAATGCCTGGACGTCGACCAACGGCGTGGACTGGGTTCCCACGTATGTCGGCGGAGAATTGAGTTACCGGAGCTTCCACCAGATGCTTGCCCACAACGGCGCTCTGTATGTGTTAGGCGGGAACGGAGCCTTTGGCCTGGAAAACGATGTATGGAAGTCGAGCGACGGCCTGCAGTGGACCGAAGCCACATCGAATGGCGAATTTACCGCGCGCTACAGCAGCGCGGTTGCGGAATTCAATGGCAAGTTGTGGCTGTCAGGCGGGCGAAACAGCAGCCAGGACAACACCAACGACGTCTGGTCTTCAAAAGACGGCATTTCGTGGACTCGTGCAACCCAAAGCGCGGAGTTCCCCGTACGACTTGGCCACCAGATGATCGCCTTCAACAACAGGCTTTGGGTGATCGGCGGCTTCTTCGATAGCCATGCCACCAACGATATCTGGTCGTCTGACAACGGAGTGACCTGGACAAAAGAAGCCGACCATGCCGCCTTTCCTGCGCGCGGCAATTTCAAGGTTCTCAGTTTCAGAGGCCGATTGTGGTTAGTCGGCGGCCAGGACTATGTCGACATACGCAAGGATGTCTGGACTTCAAGCGATGGAGTGATATGGACGCTGGTCGCCGACAATCTTCCCGTACTCAACAGACAACATTTTGGTGCCGCCGCATTCCACGACAAACTTTGGATATCTGGCGGTTTCAACGGCTTCAGCCTCGATGATGTCTGGTCCTCGCCCGACGGAATAAGCTGGAACTCGGTTACCGCGGCCGCCTTCCCGGTCCGCAACGGACATCAACTGCTTTCCCACGCCGACAAACTGTGGATCATCGGTGGCATCGGCAATGGCGCGCTCAGTGACGTCTGGTCGTCACCAGATGGCGCGACCTGGACGCCAGCCACCGCCGCGGCGGCATTTGGCGACCGCCACCTGTCCAATGCCATCAGTCATGACGGCGCGCTGCTGCTGCTTGCCGGCGTGAGCGGCAACATCAATCAAAACGACATTTGGTCATCTCGAGATGGCGCCGTTTGGAAAAAGGGGTTTCACACCACGTTTGATTTTTCGCAACATTGA
- a CDS encoding response regulator transcription factor has product MSTSQIAPHSNSLPAARMRVAFLDDELDQTERITALLQDAGHGVHAFSRGRALLNSLRSETYELIILDWEVPGVSGLEVLQTIRARMNLRTPVLFLTHRDSEADVVQALRAGADDFLIKPARELELLARVDALSRRYRAAESAEVIEVEPFRIDLARHSIERRGVPLEMTRREYEVAVLLFRNIGQVLSRRHIMEAIWGHGDATTTRTVDMHVSRVRQVLGLSAAIGLRLTAIYGYGYRLEHTRVESG; this is encoded by the coding sequence GTGAGTACTTCGCAAATCGCACCACACAGCAATTCCCTGCCGGCAGCCCGCATGCGTGTCGCGTTTCTCGACGACGAGCTGGATCAGACCGAGCGCATCACGGCGCTGCTCCAGGATGCGGGCCACGGCGTGCATGCCTTCAGCCGCGGCCGGGCGCTGCTCAACAGCCTGCGCAGCGAGACCTACGAGCTGATCATCCTCGATTGGGAAGTGCCCGGAGTCTCGGGTCTCGAGGTGTTGCAGACCATCCGCGCGCGCATGAATCTGCGCACGCCGGTGTTGTTCCTCACGCATCGCGACAGCGAGGCCGACGTCGTGCAGGCGCTGCGGGCGGGAGCCGACGATTTCCTGATCAAGCCGGCGCGCGAGCTGGAGCTGCTGGCGCGCGTGGACGCATTGAGTCGCCGTTATCGAGCCGCCGAATCGGCCGAAGTCATCGAGGTGGAACCATTCCGCATCGATCTTGCGCGGCATTCGATCGAACGTCGTGGCGTGCCGCTCGAGATGACGCGCCGCGAGTATGAAGTGGCCGTGCTGCTGTTCCGCAATATCGGCCAGGTGTTATCGCGCCGCCACATCATGGAAGCGATCTGGGGTCACGGCGACGCCACGACCACACGGACCGTCGACATGCACGTGAGCCGCGTGCGCCAGGTGCTTGGCCTGTCGGCGGCAATCGGACTGCGGCTGACGGCGATCTACGGTTACGGGTACCGTCTCGAGCACACGCGCGTCGAGTCTGGATGA